One Oxalobacteraceae sp. CFBP 8761 DNA segment encodes these proteins:
- a CDS encoding DUF2236 domain-containing protein yields MLAQLRALMQPPAGMAFDFSQPAGEPALAPAGGITWQVFANPVALFVGGVTAVLLELAEPSVRTGVWDHSSFQRDPGLRLRRTGFAAMMTVYGPRSAAEQLIANVVRIHRHVQGTTPAGVPYHANDPRLLDWVQATATFGFTEAYHRYARRLSALEKDAAFAEAQPAARLYGATGAPRSWREWEGTLASTAPGLEGSAILADFIRIMGEATILPAPLRPLQRLLVRAAIEITPEPVRSLPQLRGHGLRLGEATLVRALARGAGLLPLGDTPPAQATRRLAIARPHH; encoded by the coding sequence GTGCTGGCGCAGCTGCGGGCATTGATGCAACCGCCGGCCGGCATGGCGTTCGACTTCAGCCAGCCGGCCGGCGAACCGGCGCTCGCACCGGCCGGCGGCATCACCTGGCAGGTGTTCGCCAACCCGGTCGCGCTGTTCGTCGGCGGGGTGACGGCAGTGCTGCTCGAACTGGCCGAACCCTCGGTGCGCACCGGCGTGTGGGATCACAGCAGCTTTCAGCGCGACCCGGGCCTGCGCCTGCGCCGCACCGGCTTTGCCGCGATGATGACGGTGTACGGCCCCCGCTCGGCGGCCGAACAACTGATCGCAAACGTGGTGCGCATCCACCGCCACGTGCAGGGCACGACACCGGCCGGCGTGCCGTACCACGCGAACGATCCACGCCTGCTCGACTGGGTCCAGGCCACGGCCACCTTCGGCTTTACCGAGGCGTATCACCGCTACGCGCGCCGCCTGTCAGCGCTTGAGAAGGATGCGGCGTTCGCGGAAGCGCAGCCTGCGGCGCGGTTGTATGGCGCGACGGGTGCGCCGCGCTCGTGGCGCGAGTGGGAAGGTACGCTCGCCAGCACTGCGCCTGGCCTGGAAGGGTCGGCCATCCTGGCCGATTTCATTCGGATCATGGGCGAGGCAACGATCCTGCCGGCGCCCCTGCGGCCGCTCCAGCGTTTGCTGGTACGCGCCGCCATCGAGATCACACCGGAGCCGGTGCGCTCATTGCCGCAACTTCGCGGCCATGGCCTGCGTTTGGGCGAGGCCACGCTGGTGCGGGCCCTGGCGCGCGGCGCCGGCTTGCTGCCACTGGGCGACACGCCACCGGCGCAGGCCACCCGGCGGCTGGCGATAGCCAGGCCGCACCACTAG
- a CDS encoding SDR family oxidoreductase, with amino-acid sequence MRILLTGASGFVGQHLLQALLTEGHHVVCAVRHPETSDDPRLSYIHADFTNDNNKSTWLSRLSGIDAVINTVGIFRESGRQTFVRLHKETPRALFAACAESHDVQMVVQLSALGADGEGTTPYHVSKREADDYLASLPLRSYIVQPSLVYGRDGGSARAMRTLASMPFTLRFGSKPQLVQPIHIDDLVAAIIGLFKHRLPMAPDGGATMRVPLVGPQAMPFTEYLATLRRAMAMGRQPVLHLPGPVARFAAGVAGLLPGSLLDRDALKMLDHDNSADATLTANLIGHPPRPVSAFIQDAECERARAKLGWLLPVLRYSIAAVWIITAIVSLGLFPIEDSLALLAQAGVPPELQLPALYGAGGLDLLLGLGTLFLPRRRWLWVTQLGVVALCSAVIAFTLPQLLVQPFGPLVKNLPLLAALWLLYHLDEK; translated from the coding sequence ATGCGGATTCTGCTGACGGGTGCAAGCGGGTTTGTTGGGCAACACTTGTTGCAAGCGTTGCTGACCGAAGGCCACCACGTCGTCTGCGCGGTGCGTCATCCCGAAACGAGCGACGACCCGCGCCTCAGCTATATCCATGCTGATTTCACTAACGATAACAATAAATCAACCTGGCTGTCGCGCCTCTCGGGAATCGACGCCGTGATCAACACGGTCGGCATTTTTCGCGAGAGCGGCCGCCAGACGTTTGTCCGTCTGCACAAGGAAACGCCGCGCGCCCTGTTTGCCGCCTGCGCCGAATCGCACGATGTGCAGATGGTGGTCCAGCTGTCCGCGCTGGGCGCCGATGGCGAAGGCACCACGCCGTATCACGTGTCCAAGCGCGAGGCCGATGACTACCTCGCTTCACTGCCGCTACGCTCCTACATCGTCCAGCCGTCGCTCGTGTATGGCCGCGACGGCGGCAGCGCGCGCGCCATGCGCACGCTGGCCAGCATGCCATTCACGCTGCGCTTCGGCAGCAAGCCGCAGCTGGTGCAGCCGATCCACATCGACGATCTGGTAGCGGCCATCATCGGCCTGTTCAAGCACCGGCTGCCGATGGCACCGGACGGCGGCGCGACGATGCGCGTGCCGCTGGTGGGGCCGCAGGCGATGCCCTTCACCGAGTACCTGGCCACGCTGCGCCGCGCAATGGCGATGGGCCGCCAGCCGGTACTGCACTTGCCCGGGCCGGTGGCCCGCTTCGCGGCCGGCGTCGCCGGCCTGCTGCCAGGTTCGCTGCTGGATCGCGACGCCCTGAAAATGCTCGATCACGACAACAGCGCCGACGCGACGCTCACGGCCAACCTGATCGGCCATCCGCCACGGCCCGTCAGTGCCTTCATCCAGGACGCCGAGTGCGAGCGCGCGCGCGCCAAGCTTGGCTGGCTGCTGCCGGTCCTGCGCTACAGCATTGCCGCGGTCTGGATCATCACGGCGATCGTTTCGCTCGGCCTGTTCCCGATCGAGGACAGCCTCGCGCTACTGGCGCAGGCAGGCGTGCCGCCGGAGCTGCAACTGCCAGCGCTGTACGGCGCGGGGGGCCTGGATCTGCTGCTGGGACTGGGCACGCTGTTCCTGCCACGACGACGCTGGTTGTGGGTAACGCAGCTGGGCGTGGTGGCACTGTGCAGCGCCGTGATCGCCTTCACGCTGCCCCAGCTTCTGGTGCAGCCGTTCGGCCCCCTGGTCAAGAACCTGCCGCTGCTGGCGGCGCTCTGGCTGCTGTACCACCTCGACGAAAAATAA